The following proteins come from a genomic window of Deinococcus aerius:
- a CDS encoding class II fructose-bisphosphate aldolase yields the protein MKLPGALTLTELLPPAQREGYAVAAFSARYRACVRPVLQAAVELRSPVIIEISQRELGWFGLTPRDFREAVEEAARELRSDVPLCLHLDHTWEFGVIHSAVEAGFSSVMIDASAQPFDENVRQTREVVEYAHAHGVSVEAELGKLTTTDKMETEGDEALYTVPEEALEFVERTGCDVLAVSIGTAHGVYPVKNPKIDFERLAAIRRLLPETPLVLHGGSGLPAETVHRATLLPGGGISKMNVATDLENALLAAMGGLSRMTSAQLDAQDPDLLARGLDAVRAEARDKIQNFVRSAGRADTFPLPTR from the coding sequence GTGAAGCTGCCCGGCGCCCTCACCCTCACCGAACTTCTGCCGCCCGCGCAGCGTGAGGGGTACGCCGTCGCGGCCTTCAGCGCCCGCTACCGGGCCTGTGTGCGGCCGGTGCTTCAGGCCGCAGTGGAACTCCGCAGCCCCGTCATCATCGAGATCAGCCAGCGGGAACTGGGCTGGTTCGGCCTGACGCCGCGCGACTTCCGGGAGGCGGTCGAGGAGGCCGCGCGAGAACTCCGGTCAGACGTGCCGCTGTGCCTGCACCTCGATCACACCTGGGAGTTCGGCGTGATCCACTCGGCGGTCGAGGCCGGATTTTCCAGCGTGATGATCGACGCGAGCGCGCAGCCTTTCGATGAGAACGTGCGCCAGACCAGGGAAGTGGTGGAGTACGCCCACGCCCACGGTGTCAGCGTGGAGGCGGAACTCGGGAAACTCACGACGACGGACAAGATGGAGACCGAGGGGGACGAGGCGCTCTACACGGTGCCGGAGGAGGCGCTGGAATTCGTGGAACGTACCGGCTGCGATGTCCTCGCCGTATCCATTGGCACCGCGCACGGCGTCTATCCCGTCAAGAACCCGAAGATCGACTTCGAGCGCCTGGCCGCCATCCGCCGCCTGCTTCCCGAGACGCCGCTCGTGCTGCACGGTGGCAGCGGCCTTCCCGCCGAAACGGTTCACCGCGCCACCTTGCTCCCCGGCGGCGGTATCAGCAAGATGAACGTCGCCACCGATCTTGAAAACGCCCTGCTGGCCGCAATGGGCGGCCTGAGCCGCATGACGAGTGCCCAACTCGACGCCCAGGACCCCGACCTGCTCGCCCGGGGGCTGGACGCCGTGAGGGCCGAGGCCCGCGACAAGATTCAGAACTTCGTGCGGTCCGCCGGACGTGCCGACACCTTCCCCCTCCCCACCCGGTGA
- a CDS encoding glycoside hydrolase family 2 protein, which produces MTTDEPDHQPRGASAAFRQDLGGEWQLAPSVSEAWRFRRLHAETGQEVGAFARTAWIPARVPGSVHADLLRAGLIRDPNEGLASLEAEWVSARQWVYRRTFRVELPASARLHLCFGGSDYGGDVFLNGALLGTLAGPHTPVRFDISGLDRGAEHLLAVLLREPPPEAGQLGRTSETRTLKPRYGYWWDFATRLIHIGLWQDVILEADAGTAVLDLFARADLDADLRRATVRVDVDLGGDTTVPVTVSLIHPDGRQDETRTTTRSATFELQDPEVWWPAGLGAQPLYRVRASVPGGASIERCLGIRTARLVHNAASLERGARPYTLEINGKALYARGFNMVPVDMIPGRDGVAERERALAEYALAAHANLLRFNGVAPIASDTMLDACDELGLLVWQEMPLTSSGTDNVPPTSPEFLANLDRDLPALVRRLRNHPSVVLLGAGNELTDERRRPADEAHPTIRRIQDHITALDGTRPFLPTSPSGPEYDLSVDAATGRPEDLHDVHGPWHYRGAHDSYRPHVLSRALAHSEFGCQAASRETTLRRYLTDGSPWPMDDTNPQVVHHGEWWLMRHRITEVFGPVDDLGTYVLLTQAAQGDVLRHALGWNRSRRDECSLALIWQLGEPWPNAHNTSLIDYDLKPKLAYYRCREANAPVALHLGLPGPVGKGHLTAAPQVLADTTGSGELTLTLHSLTGMTLQHETRSMIWPAAGQPLNVTLPEEPALLRAELLGEDGVLLARAEHWVARDQPQPFAALVGMPRTRLTLEQRGSRLVVRNAGVHVAPWVSLESPSDVLEDFSDSGFNLLPGEEHEVGVTLRGPEVGVLAVPLTVRALNATPLDLLWETP; this is translated from the coding sequence ATGACGACCGACGAGCCAGACCACCAACCACGCGGGGCCAGCGCCGCCTTCCGCCAGGACCTCGGCGGGGAGTGGCAGCTCGCCCCCTCCGTCAGCGAGGCGTGGCGCTTTCGCCGCCTGCACGCCGAGACAGGGCAGGAGGTGGGGGCCTTTGCGCGCACCGCGTGGATTCCCGCCCGGGTGCCCGGGAGCGTCCACGCCGACCTGCTGCGTGCCGGACTGATCCGCGACCCCAACGAGGGGCTCGCCAGCCTGGAGGCCGAGTGGGTCAGCGCCCGGCAGTGGGTGTACCGCCGCACCTTCCGGGTCGAGTTGCCCGCCAGCGCCCGATTGCACCTGTGTTTCGGCGGATCGGACTATGGCGGCGACGTGTTCCTGAACGGGGCGCTCCTGGGCACGCTGGCCGGTCCCCACACCCCGGTCCGCTTCGATATAAGTGGCCTGGACCGCGGCGCCGAACACCTCCTGGCGGTCTTGCTGCGCGAGCCGCCGCCCGAGGCCGGGCAACTGGGCCGCACCAGCGAGACGCGCACCCTCAAGCCCCGCTACGGCTACTGGTGGGACTTCGCCACGCGGCTCATCCACATCGGCCTGTGGCAGGACGTGATCCTGGAGGCCGATGCGGGCACGGCTGTCCTCGACCTCTTCGCTCGGGCAGACTTGGACGCGGACCTGCGCCGGGCGACCGTCCGCGTGGACGTGGACCTGGGCGGGGATACGACTGTTCCCGTGACCGTCAGCCTGATTCACCCGGATGGTCGGCAGGACGAAACCCGGACGACCACCCGTTCCGCCACCTTCGAGTTGCAAGACCCCGAGGTGTGGTGGCCCGCCGGGCTCGGGGCGCAGCCGCTCTACCGGGTGCGGGCCAGCGTGCCGGGCGGCGCCAGCATCGAGCGGTGCCTGGGGATTCGGACGGCCAGGCTCGTCCACAATGCCGCTTCACTGGAACGCGGCGCACGGCCCTACACCCTGGAGATCAACGGCAAGGCGCTCTACGCGCGGGGCTTCAACATGGTCCCGGTGGACATGATCCCGGGGCGTGACGGGGTGGCCGAGCGGGAACGCGCCCTCGCCGAATACGCCCTGGCCGCCCACGCCAACCTGCTGCGCTTCAACGGCGTGGCCCCCATCGCCTCGGACACCATGCTGGACGCCTGCGACGAGCTGGGCCTGCTCGTCTGGCAGGAGATGCCGCTCACGTCGAGCGGCACCGACAACGTCCCGCCCACCTCGCCGGAGTTTCTCGCCAATCTCGACCGCGACCTTCCCGCGCTGGTGCGCCGGTTGCGAAACCACCCCAGCGTCGTGCTGCTCGGCGCTGGAAACGAACTCACCGACGAGCGGCGGCGCCCGGCGGACGAGGCGCATCCCACCATCCGCCGGATTCAGGACCACATCACTGCTCTGGACGGTACCCGCCCCTTCCTCCCGACCTCGCCGAGTGGCCCCGAGTACGACCTGAGCGTTGACGCGGCGACGGGGCGCCCCGAGGACCTCCACGACGTACACGGCCCCTGGCATTACCGGGGTGCCCACGACAGCTACCGCCCGCATGTCCTCAGCCGGGCGCTCGCCCACAGCGAGTTCGGCTGTCAGGCGGCCTCGCGGGAAACGACGCTGCGCCGCTACCTCACTGACGGCTCCCCCTGGCCGATGGACGACACCAATCCCCAGGTCGTGCATCACGGCGAGTGGTGGCTGATGCGCCACCGGATCACGGAGGTATTCGGCCCGGTGGACGACCTGGGCACCTATGTCCTCCTCACCCAGGCTGCCCAGGGGGACGTGCTGCGCCACGCGCTGGGCTGGAACCGCTCGCGGCGGGATGAATGCAGCCTCGCGCTGATCTGGCAGCTCGGCGAGCCCTGGCCGAACGCGCACAACACCAGCCTGATCGACTACGATCTGAAGCCCAAGTTGGCGTACTACCGCTGCCGCGAGGCGAACGCGCCGGTCGCCCTCCACCTCGGGTTGCCCGGTCCTGTCGGGAAGGGGCACCTGACCGCCGCGCCGCAGGTTCTCGCGGACACGACCGGAAGTGGCGAACTCACGCTGACCCTGCATAGCCTGACGGGCATGACGCTTCAACACGAAACCCGTTCTATGATCTGGCCCGCCGCGGGTCAGCCGTTGAACGTGACTCTCCCGGAGGAACCGGCCCTGCTGCGTGCGGAATTGCTTGGTGAGGACGGCGTTCTCCTCGCCCGCGCCGAACATTGGGTGGCGCGCGACCAGCCCCAGCCCTTTGCGGCCCTCGTGGGGATGCCGCGTACACGTCTCACTCTGGAGCAAAGGGGTAGTCGGCTCGTCGTCCGCAACGCCGGAGTCCACGTCGCGCCCTGGGTGAGCCTGGAG
- a CDS encoding aspartate/glutamate racemase family protein, with amino-acid sequence MKTLALMHTTPVTVAAMKALAAEKAPDVRVINILDDSLLPDVMRAGHPTEEVQGRLRAYARSAVDAGADALMCCCSSVGDVVETLRGDLPVPFLRIDEPMAEQAVRLGERIGVIATVRTTLEPTASLIERAATKAGKPVQVERVLVEGAYDALVAGRPEEHDALVTGVLRGLLDRSDVVVLAQASMARLLPSLGETRTPVLSSPESGLARALEVLR; translated from the coding sequence ATGAAAACACTCGCCCTGATGCACACCACGCCTGTCACCGTGGCGGCGATGAAGGCCCTCGCCGCCGAGAAGGCGCCGGACGTGCGCGTCATCAACATCCTTGACGACAGCCTGCTGCCCGACGTGATGCGCGCGGGCCATCCGACCGAGGAGGTCCAGGGTCGCCTGCGCGCCTACGCCCGGTCCGCCGTGGACGCGGGCGCAGACGCCCTGATGTGCTGCTGCTCGTCCGTTGGGGACGTGGTGGAGACGTTGCGGGGCGACCTGCCGGTGCCCTTCCTGCGGATCGACGAGCCTATGGCCGAACAGGCGGTGCGGCTGGGGGAGAGGATCGGCGTGATCGCCACCGTGAGGACAACCCTGGAGCCCACCGCCAGCCTGATCGAGCGGGCGGCGACGAAAGCCGGGAAACCCGTCCAGGTTGAGCGTGTCCTCGTGGAGGGAGCCTACGACGCCCTCGTCGCTGGGAGGCCGGAGGAGCATGACGCGCTGGTCACGGGGGTCCTGCGCGGCCTGCTGGACCGTTCGGACGTGGTGGTGCTCGCCCAGGCCAGCATGGCGCGGCTGCTTCCCTCTCTCGGGGAGACGCGCACCCCGGTGCTGAGCAGCCCGGAGAGCGGCCTCGCCCGCGCGCTGGAGGTGTTGCGGTGA
- a CDS encoding alpha-mannosidase: MTGTRTLTVHMYHHTHWDREWWGTRERFRFRLVHTVDAILDALAADPALACFVLDGQTIVLKDYLQVRPFRQEELTRQIRSGRLFVGPWHILPDEFLVSGEAHIRNLWLGERTARSLGVDVSRVGYLPDQFGHIAQMPQLLAGFDIGSAVVWRGFGGPPVGAGVEVGHGGYLYARARDARFPAEMQNEFWWEAPDGTRVLGVYLPLEYYRGHYKLWPEDPARTEDQTIGRARRTARFLASYAATDAILEPMGGDHLPVDARLPGLLNGINKALGGEGVQYRISSLDAFIRDVQAQQDRVKVVWQGEGRAFGRKAHLLPGVLSARLYLKQRNARVQTALERYAEPLQALHWLLGERYEQDYLWAAWERLIENHPHDSICGCSADQVHREMLTRFDEAGQMADLLAEDAHASLTSRVDTAFAGGGTAFTVFNPLNWTRTDEARVQMNAYLEINPEDWELLDPEGRDVPFQVRTVYSEVDKAEAFPWLNIQHTRPYDANEFTEVSFVARDLPGLGYRAYALRRREVPISHFRIRPYQVLGDVALEKGDLPVTDLAVGPGTLENGLLRVTVDSETGTLDLLDKATGLRYSGLNSFDDGGDNGDTYNYAWPLGDQIFTTDRVQPRLSWVEVGPARATLRVTWNWSLPESLTGDRQSRSPRHVPFTLHSDVTLHAGVGRVDIRTHFENTARDHRLRARFPLGAPVTVSSAETQYGVVDRPVRLPDDQRGSPEPAVHEHPQMTFASLSDGERGLTVINRGLPEFSANEDGVLSLTVLRAVGWLSREDFLTRVGGAGPTTATPEAQMLGPVVAEYSLLPHRGTWAGADAWRAAHEFNAPLHASPRVSQVHPIRNRHRDLGDSLPPTGQLLNVEGRVLVTAVKRAEDGEALIVRFVNQTPEAQDVTVRLNAELMGAEVTGAERVNLREETLAPLDLAGGAVHLSARPWEIVTLALAVRLPGEHRS, translated from the coding sequence ATGACGGGCACACGCACCCTCACCGTCCACATGTACCACCACACCCACTGGGACCGCGAGTGGTGGGGCACGCGCGAACGGTTCCGCTTCCGCCTCGTCCACACGGTCGACGCCATTCTGGACGCGCTCGCCGCCGACCCCGCGCTCGCCTGCTTCGTCCTGGACGGGCAGACCATCGTGCTGAAGGACTACCTGCAAGTCCGGCCCTTCCGGCAGGAGGAACTGACCCGGCAGATTCGCTCCGGGCGTCTCTTCGTGGGGCCGTGGCACATCCTGCCCGACGAGTTCCTGGTGAGCGGCGAGGCCCACATCCGCAACCTGTGGCTGGGTGAGCGCACGGCCCGTTCCCTCGGCGTGGACGTGAGCCGGGTCGGCTACCTCCCCGACCAGTTCGGGCACATCGCGCAGATGCCGCAACTGCTCGCGGGCTTCGACATCGGCAGCGCGGTGGTCTGGCGGGGCTTCGGCGGGCCGCCCGTCGGCGCCGGGGTGGAGGTCGGGCACGGCGGCTACCTGTACGCCCGCGCCCGCGACGCCCGCTTTCCCGCGGAGATGCAGAACGAGTTCTGGTGGGAGGCGCCCGACGGCACCCGCGTCCTGGGCGTCTACCTGCCGCTGGAGTATTACCGCGGCCACTACAAGCTCTGGCCGGAGGACCCGGCCCGCACCGAGGACCAGACTATCGGGCGTGCCCGGCGCACCGCCCGCTTCCTGGCGAGCTACGCCGCCACCGACGCCATCCTCGAACCGATGGGCGGCGACCACCTGCCGGTCGACGCGCGGCTGCCGGGCCTCCTGAACGGGATCAACAAGGCTCTGGGCGGCGAGGGCGTGCAGTACCGCATCAGCTCGCTCGATGCCTTCATCCGCGATGTTCAGGCCCAGCAGGACCGCGTGAAGGTGGTCTGGCAGGGCGAGGGCCGTGCGTTCGGGCGCAAAGCCCACCTGCTGCCCGGGGTCTTGAGCGCCCGGCTGTACCTCAAGCAGCGCAATGCCCGGGTCCAGACCGCTTTGGAACGCTATGCCGAGCCCCTTCAGGCGCTGCACTGGCTGCTGGGCGAGCGCTATGAACAGGACTACCTCTGGGCCGCCTGGGAGCGCTTGATCGAGAACCACCCCCACGACAGCATCTGCGGCTGCTCGGCCGATCAGGTCCACCGCGAGATGCTCACCCGCTTTGACGAGGCGGGGCAGATGGCCGACCTCCTCGCCGAGGACGCGCACGCCTCGCTCACCAGCCGGGTGGACACGGCGTTTGCGGGAGGCGGCACGGCCTTCACCGTCTTCAACCCGCTGAACTGGACCCGCACGGACGAGGCGAGGGTGCAGATGAACGCCTACCTGGAGATCAACCCGGAGGACTGGGAACTCCTCGACCCCGAGGGCCGTGACGTTCCCTTCCAGGTCCGCACCGTGTACAGCGAGGTGGACAAGGCCGAAGCCTTCCCCTGGCTGAACATTCAGCACACCCGCCCGTACGACGCAAACGAGTTCACCGAGGTGAGCTTCGTCGCGCGGGACCTGCCCGGGCTGGGCTACCGCGCCTACGCGCTGCGCCGCCGGGAGGTGCCGATCTCGCACTTCCGCATTCGCCCGTACCAGGTGCTCGGCGACGTGGCCCTGGAGAAGGGGGACCTCCCCGTGACGGACCTCGCGGTGGGGCCGGGCACGCTGGAAAACGGCCTCCTGCGCGTGACGGTGGATTCCGAGACCGGCACCCTCGACCTGCTCGACAAGGCGACCGGGCTGCGCTACAGCGGCCTGAACAGCTTCGACGACGGCGGGGACAACGGCGACACCTACAACTACGCCTGGCCGCTGGGCGACCAAATCTTTACGACCGACCGGGTGCAACCCCGCCTCTCCTGGGTGGAGGTGGGTCCGGCCCGCGCCACCCTGCGCGTGACCTGGAACTGGTCGCTCCCCGAGAGCCTGACGGGGGATCGCCAGAGCCGCAGCCCGCGGCACGTGCCCTTCACGCTGCACAGCGACGTGACGCTGCACGCCGGGGTGGGGCGGGTGGATATCCGCACGCACTTCGAGAACACCGCGCGGGACCACCGCCTGCGTGCGCGCTTCCCGCTCGGCGCGCCTGTCACGGTCTCCAGTGCGGAGACCCAGTACGGCGTGGTGGACCGCCCAGTCCGCCTGCCGGACGACCAGCGCGGCAGCCCCGAGCCCGCCGTCCACGAGCATCCCCAGATGACCTTCGCCAGCCTTAGCGACGGAGAGCGCGGCCTGACCGTCATCAACCGGGGCCTGCCGGAATTCAGCGCCAATGAGGACGGCGTCCTCTCCCTCACCGTCCTGCGCGCCGTGGGCTGGCTGTCGCGCGAGGACTTCCTCACCCGGGTGGGCGGGGCGGGTCCCACGACCGCGACGCCGGAGGCACAGATGCTCGGCCCCGTCGTCGCCGAGTACAGCCTGCTGCCCCACCGCGGCACCTGGGCGGGGGCGGACGCCTGGCGCGCGGCGCACGAGTTCAACGCCCCACTGCACGCTAGTCCAAGGGTCAGCCAGGTGCATCCCATCCGCAACCGGCACCGGGACCTGGGTGACTCGCTGCCCCCCACCGGACAACTGCTCAACGTGGAGGGCCGCGTACTCGTCACCGCCGTGAAGCGCGCCGAGGACGGCGAGGCCCTGATCGTCCGCTTCGTCAACCAGACGCCTGAGGCGCAGGACGTGACGGTGAGGCTGAATGCCGAGTTGATGGGGGCCGAGGTGACCGGGGCCGAGCGGGTCAACCTGCGAGAGGAGACGCTCGCTCCCCTCGACCTCGCGGGCGGTGCCGTCCACCTCTCTGCCCGACCCTGGGAAATCGTCACGCTCGCCCTGGCCGTGCGGCTTCCGGGGGAGCATCGTTCATGA